A section of the Clostridium omnivorum genome encodes:
- a CDS encoding TIGR03905 family TSCPD domain-containing protein produces the protein MYSYKPTGVCAKAINFEVIDNKICNVSFVNGCNGNLQGMSRLLEGVEVEEAISKLKGIKCQGDTSCPDQFARALEALIINKTNG, from the coding sequence ATGTATAGTTATAAACCAACCGGTGTATGTGCAAAAGCAATAAATTTTGAGGTGATTGACAATAAGATTTGTAATGTATCATTTGTAAATGGCTGTAATGGAAATCTTCAAGGAATGTCCAGATTACTTGAGGGAGTGGAAGTTGAAGAAGCTATATCAAAATTAAAAGGCATTAAATGTCAAGGAGACACCTCTTGCCCAGACCAATTTGCTAGAGCTTTAGAAGCATTAATAATTAATAAAACAAATGGGTAA
- a CDS encoding bifunctional folylpolyglutamate synthase/dihydrofolate synthase, translated as MNYDEAMAYIKNTAKFGSNYGLSRTEKILELLGNPHKKLKCIHIGGTNGKGSTTAMLEAILREAGFKTGMYISPFIEEFEERIQINGENIPKEHLTSVVTEVSKAVDDVINLGFDQPTEFEIITCAMFLYFYKMKVDYAIIEVGLGGRLDSTNVITPILSIITSISYDHMAILGDTLEKIAYEKAGIIKDEIPLILYPQTEESLQVIREKCIEKKSDMILVPHDCVNLKEITMNSKGEYHQKIVIKTVKHDYSLNLALLGKHQLLNCATVIYAVEYLISKGVQIDRNHISSALEKVKWPGRMEIMSINPLVIIDGAHNIDGIRKLTESVTTYFSYNNLVLILGILADKQVEQMVQTIVPKAKKIVAVTPNSNRAELGAELAEVIKRYNNNVEVVEDYSEALKIGMNSCETEDILLVCGSLYMIGGMRGIIKKGDYFKKK; from the coding sequence ATGAATTATGATGAGGCAATGGCTTATATAAAGAATACCGCAAAGTTTGGAAGTAATTATGGTCTCAGCAGAACTGAAAAAATACTAGAGCTTTTAGGAAATCCTCATAAGAAATTAAAGTGCATACATATTGGTGGTACAAATGGAAAAGGTTCAACTACAGCAATGCTTGAGGCTATCCTAAGAGAAGCAGGCTTTAAAACTGGAATGTATATTTCTCCATTTATAGAGGAATTTGAGGAAAGAATACAGATTAATGGCGAAAATATTCCAAAGGAGCATTTGACCTCGGTGGTAACAGAGGTATCCAAGGCTGTTGATGATGTAATAAATCTTGGATTTGATCAACCTACCGAGTTTGAAATAATAACCTGTGCTATGTTCTTATACTTTTATAAAATGAAAGTTGATTATGCTATCATTGAAGTTGGACTTGGAGGAAGACTAGATTCAACAAATGTAATTACCCCAATATTAAGTATTATTACTTCCATAAGCTACGACCATATGGCTATATTGGGAGATACATTAGAAAAAATTGCTTATGAAAAGGCTGGAATTATAAAAGATGAGATACCATTAATATTATATCCTCAGACTGAGGAAAGTTTACAAGTTATAAGGGAAAAGTGCATTGAAAAAAAATCTGATATGATACTTGTGCCACATGATTGTGTAAACCTAAAAGAAATTACAATGAATTCAAAGGGTGAATATCATCAAAAAATTGTAATTAAAACTGTGAAGCATGATTATAGCTTAAATCTAGCTCTATTAGGAAAACATCAGCTGCTGAATTGTGCTACTGTAATATATGCTGTTGAATATCTGATATCCAAAGGTGTACAGATTGATAGGAATCACATATCCTCAGCTCTCGAAAAAGTTAAATGGCCAGGTAGAATGGAGATTATGTCTATAAATCCATTAGTTATTATTGATGGTGCTCATAATATAGATGGAATTAGAAAACTTACTGAAAGTGTTACAACTTATTTTTCTTATAATAATTTGGTGCTTATTTTAGGAATTTTAGCGGATAAGCAGGTGGAGCAAATGGTTCAAACTATTGTTCCTAAAGCAAAAAAAATTGTTGCTGTTACTCCAAATTCTAATAGAGCAGAATTAGGGGCAGAGCTGGCTGAAGTGATAAAAAGGTATAATAATAATGTTGAAGTAGTAGAAGATTATAGTGAAGCACTTAAAATTGGGATGAACAGCTGTGAAACGGAGGACATATTATTAGTATGTGGTTCTTTATACATGATTGGAGGAATGAGAGGAATAATTAAGAAGGGTGATTACTTCAAAAAAAAATAA